The stretch of DNA CTATCCAGTCAGGCATCAATCTTGGCGGTGTCACAGGCTTAATCCCAATTACAGGTGTCACTCTTCCTTTTATTAGTTATGGAGGGACTTCACTTATCCTTCTGTCCATTTCAATGGGGATTCTCGTGAACATTGCCATGTTCGTTAAATATGAAAAACTATTTAAAAATTCACAATGATGATAATAAAAAGGTTCAATGTTTTGAACCTTTTTATATATATTTACTAACACCTGACAGGGGGAAAGATTAAGATGAGACAAATCAGTAAAGTGCTGGTTGCGAACAGGGGAGAAATTGCTATCCGTGTGTTTCGTGCCTGTACGGAGTTAAATATCCGCACTGTGGCTATTTATTCAAAAGAGGATTCAGGCTCCTATCATCGCTACAAAGCTGATGAAGCCTATCTTGTAGGAGAAGGAAAAAAACCAATTGATGCTTATTTAGATATTGAAGGAATCATAGAAATTGCTAAGCAATCAGAGGTAGATGCGATTCACCCGGGCTATGGTTTTTTGTCAGAAAATATCGACTTCGCCAGACGGTGTGAAGAGGAGGGCATCATTTTTGTCGGCCCTCATTCTAAACATCTGGATATGTTTGGTGATAAAGTAAAAGCCCGAACGCAAGCTCAACTGGCGGACATCCCGGTCATCCCGGGTACAGACGGCCCGGTATCCGACCTTGAGGAAGTCGTTGAGTTCGGCAAGAAGCACGGGTTCCCTATTATCATTAAAGCAGCATTGGGCGGCGGCGGCCGCGGCATGCGCATTGTCAAAAGTGTGGATGAAGTGAAGGAAGCCTTCGAGCGTGCGAAGTCCGAAGCCAAAGCGGCTTTCGGAAGCAGCGAAGTATATGTTGAGAAATTTGTTCAGAATCCTAAGCATATTGAAGTGCAAATATTAGGCGATCATGAGGGCAATATCATTCACTTATATGAACGGGACTGCTCGGTGCAGCGCCGCCATCAAAAGGTCGTTGAAGTGGCTCCATGCGTATCGATATCAGAAGATTTGCGCAACAGGATTTGTGAAGCGGCCGTTAAGTTGATGCAGAATGTCCAATATATTAATGCGGGTACGGTTGAGTTTCTTGTAGCCGGCGATGAATTTTACTTTATTGAAGTCAACCCGCGAGTGCAAGTGGAGCATACCATTACTGAAATGGTAACCGGAATTGATATTGTTCAATCGCAAATTCTTATTGCTGAAGGACACTCCCTGCACAGTGAAAAAGTGGGCATCCCAGCCCAAGAGGACATATATGTCCACGGTTATGCGATTCAATCACGGGTAACGACAGAAGATCCGTTAAACGGATTCATGCCTGATACCGGAAAAATTATGGCGTACCGCTCCGGAGGCGGCTTCGGAGTTCGCTTAGACGCCGGAAACGGCTTCCAGGGGGCGGTGATCACTCCGTATTACGATTCCCTGCTCGTCAAGGTTTCTACTTGGGCGCTTTCGTTTGAGCAAGCGGCATCGAAAATGGTCCGCAACCTGCAAGAATTTCGGATTCGCGGCATTAAAACCAACATTCCATTTCTTGAAAATGTCATGCGTCACCCTAATTTCGTCACAGGCAAATATGATACTTCTTTCATTGACTCTACGCCAGAATTATTTATCTTTTCTAAAAGAAAAGACCGCGGGACAAAAATGCTGAATTATATTGGCAATGTGACCATCAATGGCTTCCCGGGAATCGGAAAGAAGAAAAAGCCGGTCTTTGAAAAACCCGTTGTACCAAAACTGAAATTTTCCGAGCCCATAAAGCCGGGAACGAAGCAAATTCTTGATGAGCAAGGTGCGAATGGTTTAGTTGATTGGGTTAAATCAAGGAAAGAAGTGCTGTTAACCGATACGACATTCCGCGATGCGCATCAGTCCTTGCTGGCGACGCGCGTGCGCACGAATGATTTAACCCATATTGCGGAGCCAACAGCTAAATTGCTTCCGGAATTATTTTCCATGGAGATGTGGGGAGGAGCTACATTCGATGTTTCTTACCGCTTCTTAAAGGAAGATCCATGGAAGCGTCTGATCGCTTTAAGAGAACAAATACCAAACGTGCTGTTTCAAATGCTTCTGCGCGCTTCAAATGCGGTTGGCTACAAAAACTATCCGGATAATGTGATTCGGGAGTTTGTGCAAAAATCGGCGGAAGCAGGAATTGATGTATTCCGAATTTTTGATAGTTTGAACTGGATTAAAGGAATGGAAGTGGCGATTGATGCGGTTCGTCAAGCCGGAAAGATTGCGGAAGGAACGATTTGTTACACAGGGGATATTGATGATCCTCACCGCACGAAGTACGATGTTCAATACTATAAGCAGATGGCGAAAGAGCTGGAAAACCAAGGAGCGCATATTCTTGGCATTAAGGATATGGCCGGTCTGTTAAAGCCGCAAGCGGCATACCGCTTGATTTCTGAACTGAAAGAAACGATTGATATTCCAATTCACCTTCATTCTCACGATACGAGCGGAAACGGTATTTATATGTACGCCAAGGCCATTGAAGCAGGCGTGGACATCGTGGACGTAGCGGTCAGTACGATGGCCGGCTTAACATCACAGCCGAGCGCAGACACATTATGCTATGCCTTAAAGGGCACGGACAGAGAGCCATCCGTTCATATTGAGGGGCTGGAGCAATTGTCCCATTATTGGGAAGGAGTCCGCAAATATTATCAAGAATTTGAAAGCGGTATGATGTCGCCTCACACAGAAATTTATAAGCATGAAATGCCTGGAGGCCAATACAGCAATTTGCAGCAGCAGGCCAAGGCTGTCGGATTAGGAGATCGCTGGGAAGAAGTAAAGGATATGTACAGTCGAGTAAACCTGATGTTCGGCGATATCGTGAAAGTAACGCCTTCATCGAAAGTGGTTGGAGATATGGCGCTGTTCATGGTACAAAACGACTTATCAGAAGAAGATGTCTTAACAAAAGGAGATAAGATTGACTTTCCGGACTCCGTGATTGAATTTTTTGAGGGCTTCCTCGGCCAGCCGTACGGAGGATTTCCTAAAGAGCTGCAAAAAGTAATCTTAAAGGGGAAAGAACCCATTACTGTGCGCCCAGGCGAGCTGCTGAAAGAGGTCGATTTTAAGGCGCTGCGCGATGAATTGTTTAACGAATTAGGACGTCAGGTGACCAGCCATGATGTGATAGCCTATGCGCTATATCCGAAGGTCTTCTTAGATTATAATCGGACCATTGAACAGTTCGGAGATGTGTCCAAGCTTGATACGCCAACATTCCTCTATGGAATGAGACTGGGTGAAGAAATAGAAGTGGAGATTGAAAAGGGGAAAACATTAATTGTTAAGCTGGTTTCGATCGGCCAGCCGCAAGCGGACGGCACCCGCGTCGTTTACTTCGAACTGAACGGGCAGCCGCGGGAAGTAGTCATCAAAGATGAAAGCATTAAATCAGCTGTCGCATCAAAGGTGAAAGCAGATCCTAAAAACGAAAGTCATATTGCCGCTACAATGCCTGGAACGGTGATCAAGGTAATTGCAGAAAAAGGCGAGAAGGTTAATCGTGGTGACCATTTAATGATCACAGAAGCGATGAAGATGGAAACAACCGTGCAAGCTCCGTTTTCAGGGGTCGTCAAGAACATTTATGTGCAAAATGGAGAAGCCATTTCTACAGGGGATTTATTAATAGAACTGGAGAAATAATGAAAATGCAGCAGGCTTTTAGGCCTGCTGCATTTTCATTATTTCATAGATTAAGAGAGATTTTCTGTTTACTCCGCAGTAAGACTGCCAATTAAGAATTGGAGGAAAACCCAAGTCTAAGTGTGACACTGCGCATCTACATGCCGGTTTGTTCAATGAACCAGCAGCAGGGGGTTTAGAGGTTCCCTTTACTTTGTCGTGCTTCTAGAGATTAATAGAATAAAATAACACAGCAATCCGAACAGACAAGAAATAAACAAGGCATGCGCAAGAGCAATATATAGATTAAGTTGTGTATAAATCACAAGAGCGCCAGCAGCCACTTGAAGAAGGACAAGACCGAAAGCAATGAACCATCCCCAGTATATCACCCGCTGGCCTTTATAATGCTTAAAGGCCAGCCAAGTAATGTAGGCGATCCAGACAAAAATCAAGCCAGCAGCGAAGCGGTGCCCCATCTGTATCCATTGATATGTATTAAGCGGAAGTCCCGGACTGCTATTCAAGCAAAGCGGCCAATCCGGGCAAGTGAGACTGGCATTCGTATGCCGAACAAGAGCGCCGGTATAAACGACTAAATAACTGTATAATGTCACACCGATTGTATGCCTTTTCATGCGCTTGCCGATCTTGAGAGATGAAGCATCAAACTTTTGGTCCACTTCAAAAATGAGCAAAGTGAGCAGCAATACAGCAGAAAATGAAATGAGCGAAATTCCGAAATGAAGCGCGAGCACAAAGTCTGATTGCCCCCACATAACTGCGGCAGCTCCGATTAACGCTTGCGCAAATAAAAAGAAAAAAGATAAGAACGCTAAGAATTTCGTCTCTCTTTTGTGGCCGATTATCCGCCAAGAAGCAACGGCCAGTGCCAGAACTAGGATGCCGACAACTCCGGAAACAAGCCTATGAGCTAATTCAATCACCGTTTCTGCCGTTATGTCATCCGGAATGAATTGACCGTGGCAAAGCGGCCAGTCTCTGCCGCAGCCGAGCTCAGAACCGGTTTTTGTAACGAGCGCTCCGCCAAGCAATACGAACAGCATGCCAAGTGTTGTCAATACTGCCAGCCATTTTAATGAGCGTTGCATGTTATTCACCTTCTTATTATAAATACTGTTTTATCCCGCATGTAAGAAGCCGGGGGCGTCCCCTGAGAAAGGAGCGGGGAGCTAAAGGAATAAGCGGTAAACGAACCAAAATGCCCGAACCTCCCAATATTTGAAGGTTCACTTTATAAAAAGCATGCATCCCCTCGATAATACAGAAGATAATGGAAAATGACAACTTGTAAAATTGTGTGAAACTGATATGCTTGAATATGACAATATTATTCATTTTTACGATTGTCTGGATCTGATTTCCTAAATCTCCACTTATTATCACCCTGTAAAATAGAGGCGAGGGATCTGGCACTTGAATGTCCGACACAAATTCGCCATAATTAGTTCGTGGGATGTTCACAAAATCGTTGACAAATATGATTAAATATTGAATTGACAGACAATAGAATAAAAGGAAAATTGTCTCATGGTATAGAAATACAGAGCTCAATCATTTATATTAGAATTAAGTTTGCTTTTTATGAATGAGAGGGGGGGAGAAGTTGTCACGTGCCGCAACTACAATGGGGAAAACAGGACTTCCAGAGACCACTGCCATAAAGGATTTTATGGCATTAATTAAAATAGGAATTGTGAATTCCAATATCATCACTATTTTTACCGGGATGTGGCTGGCTTTTGTTTTAAATGGTCTGCACTTTCTGCAGCACCTTGATATCATGTTTTATACTTTGCTCGGATCCTCACTGATTATTGCAGGGTCTGCTGCCTTGAATAACTATATTGACAGGGATATTGATCCGCTGATGGAGAGAACGAAAGGCCGCCCGACAGTAACAGGAAGAATCAGCTATCCGAAAGTGCTGGCGACAGGTCTTTTATTTATTATAATTGGCGCGGGTCTGCTGTTTTTAACTACTGCTGCAGCAGGCATCATTGGCTTGATTGGCGTGTTTAGCTATGTTGTTCTTTATTCCATGTGGTCCAAGCGAAAACACGTCAGCAACACGATTGTAGGAAGCATTTCCGGCGCTGTGCCGCCGCTTATTGGCTGGGCAGCTGTCGATCCGGATCTCAGCAGAATGGCATGGATGCTTTTTTTGATCATGTTCATTTGGCAGCCGCCGCATTTCTATGCGCTGGCGATGAAGCGCTGCGAGGAATACCGGGCGGCAAGCATACCTATGCTGCCTGTAGTGAAAGGGTTTGCAACAACAAAACGGCATATGATGATATGGGTGATGGCGTTGCTTCCGCTGCCTTTTTTTATGACAGCCTTAGGCACACCTTTTGTCGTGCTTGCTACAATTTTAAATGTTGGCTGGCTTGCTCTTGGATTTTCCGGGTATAGGATGAAGGATGATCTGAAATGGGCAAAATGGATGTTTGTTTATTCTTTGCAATATTTGACGATTATGTTTGTAGCGATGGTGATCTTCACTGTCGTTTAAAATAGGGAGTTCTTTCTTTGTTAAAGAAATCCACATATAAGCTCATTTTCATTTCAGAATTTAATTAGAAAGAGGGGTTGAATGAAGCTATGAAAGATAGGCTAACTAAATGGCGTCTGCTTTCTGTGTTTGTGGTGTTGACGCTGGTTCTGTCTGGCTGTGGTGAACCGTTTCTTTCCGCGCTGGTACCCGGCGGAGAAGTTGCTCAAAAGCAATTTGACTTAATGATTTTGAGTACGGTTATCATGGTGCTAGTTATTGTAGCAGTTTTCGTTATCTTTGTTATTGCTCTTTTCCGCTTCCGCCGCAAAAAAGGCGAGGAAAACAAAATTCCAAAGCAAGTAGAAGGAAGTCACTTGCTGGAGATTGTCTGGACTGTTATTCCAATTATCCTTCTTTTAATTCTAGCCGTGCCGACCGTTAAAGCAACATTTGATTTGGCGGATGTGAAAGAAATGGATGAAAAGAACAAGGACGGCAAGCGTGACGCGCTAGTCGTGAATGTGAGAGCCAATCTTTACTGGTGGGAGTTTGAATACCCAGACCAAAAAGTCATCACGGGTCAAGACCTCGTCGTTCCAACAGATCAAAAAGTATACTTTAATTTGAAGGCTTCGGATGTTAAGCATTCATTCTGGATTCCTGCAGCTGGAGGAAAGATGGATACGAATGTGGATAACGTCAACAAGTTCTGGCTGACATTTGACAGTGAGAAAGCCGCGGAAGCTGAAAATGTCTTCTATGGAAAATGTGCGGAGCTTTGCGGCCCTTCCCATGCGCTGATGGATTTTAAAGTAAAGGCGATTCCTCAGGATGAATTCCAGCAATGGATGAGTGACATGAAAACAGCTAAAGAGGAAAAACCAACGGACCCGACAGCTGCTCAAGGGCAGCAGATTTTTGAAAAGAACTGCTTGAGCTGTCACGCTGTCACGCCTCAAGACAGCCGTCCTGAACAAGCTAGAACGGCTCCTAACTTAGCCAACTTTGGCGAGCGAACTCGAGTGGCCGGAATTCTGGATCACAATGAAGAAGAACTGAAAAATTGGATTCGCGATCCAGAGAAATACAAGCCGGGCAATAAAATGACTGGCACGTATAAAAACATGTCTGAAGAAGAACTGGATCAATTAGCAGCATACTTAATGAGCTTAAAAGTTCAAGACTAAAAAGGAGGTAAAGCCGTTGAGTACCATTGCACAAAAAAAAGGTTTCGCGGGAACTATTTGGGACTATTTAACGACAGTTGACCATAAGAAAATTGCGATCCTTTACCTAATTGCAGGCGGAATTTTCTTCCTCATGGGCGGTGTTGAGGCCATGTTGATTCGAATTCAGCTTGCAGTACCGAACAATGATTTTGTCAGTGCCGGACTATTTAACGAGATCCTTACCATGCACGGCACCACGATGATATTCTTAGCAGCGATGCCGTTGCTGTTTGCTTTCATGAACGCGGTCATGCCGCTTCAAATCGGTGCCCGTGATGTGGCTTTTCCGTTCTTAAATGCATTAGGTTTTTGGCTGTTCTTTTTCGGCGGATTATTTTTAAACTTATCTTGGTTCCTTGGCGGAGCCCCTGATGCGGGATGGACTTCTTACGCTTCCCTGTCACTGGCGTCTGAAGGCCACGGAATTGATTTCTATCTTCTTGGTCTGCAAGTATCCGGATTCGGTACGCTGATCGGGGGAATTAACTTCCTCGTTACGATTATTAACATGCGCGCTCCAGGTATGACCTATATGAGAATGCCGTTATTCACATGGACAACTTTTGTGGCGTCTGCCTTAATTTTATTCGCATTTCCGCCGCTGACCATCGGTATTTTCATGCTGATGTTTGACCGTTTATTCGGCGCAAACTTTTTTGATGTCGCTGCTGGCGGAAACACGATTATCTGGGAGCATTTCTTCTGGATCTTTGGTCACCCGGAAGTGTACATTCTAATATTGCCGGCGTTCGGTATTTTCTCTGAGATTTTTGCAACGTTTTCCAGAAAACGATTGTTCGGATATTCTTCAATGGTATTTGCCACTGTGCTGATCGGTTTCCTAGGCTTCATGGTTTGGGCTCACCACATGTTTACTACCGGTATGGGTCCGGTTGCCAACGCGATCTTTGCGGTTGCAACAATGGCCATTGCGGTGCCAACAGGAATTAAAATCTTTAACTGGCTGCTGACGATCTGGGGAGGAAGCATTCAGTTTACAACGCCGATGCTGTATGCTGTTGCCTTTATCCCTTCGTTCGTTGCTGGTGGGGTAACAGGTGTCATGCAGGCCGCAGCTCCGGCGGATTACCAGTATCATGATACGTATTTTATCGTGGCTCACTTCCACTATGTAATTGTCGGTGGGGTCGTGTTAGGTATTTTAGCCGCAACCCATTTCTATTGGCCGAAAATGTTTGGAACGATGCTGAATGAGACATTGGGCAAAATCACGTTCGTCACATTCGTTTTAGGGTTCCATTTAACCTTCTTCGTACAGCATTTTCTTGGATTGATGGGAATGCCTCGCCGCGTGTGGACATTCCTTCCTGGCCAAGGTTTGGATACGGGAAACTTAGTCAGCTCGATCGGCGCTGCCTGTATGGCATTTGGCGTCATTGTCCTATTGCTGAACATTGTCATTACGACCGTGAAGAACGAAAAAGTTGGAAACGATCCGTGGGGAGATGGACGTACGCTTGAATGGGCTATCGCTTCACCGCCTCCATTCTATAATTTTAAGCAATTACCGCTCGTTCGCGGGTTAGACACGTATTGGATTGAAAAGATGGAAGGCAAAAAAGGCTTAACGCCGGCTGAACCGCTTGGGGACATTCATATGCCAAATCCATCGATTGCCCCATTTATCATTTCTTTCGGATTATTTGTTGCTTCTTTCGGAGCTATGTATCAAATTGATGATAAGCCGTGGGCTATTCCGGTATTAATTGGGGGATTGGCGATTACATTCATCACGATGCTAATCCGTTCTATTAAGGATGATCATGGCTTCCATATCCATAAAGAGGATTTAATTGAGGAGAAAGATAAGGGGGTTAAGGCATAATGCAAGCGAATGAAAAGTTCACGCCCCAAACTTGGCCCGAAGCGCCTGAGAAAGCGACCCTTGAAGGGAAAAATAAATTCTTAGGCTTCTGGTTCTTTCTGGGAGGAGAGACCGTTTTATTCGCCTCTCTCTTTGCCACTTACATCGCGCTGAAGGATAAGGTGCCAAGTCCGGATCACGCATTGGCAAAAGACTTATTCCAGCTTCCGTTAGTGTTTGTGATGACGATGCTGCTTTTAACGAGTTCATTGACAAGCGTCTATGCTATGTATCATATGAAAAACTATAATTTCAAGCGGATGCAGGCTTGGCTGCTGTTTACGGTGATCCTTGGTTTAGGATTCCTTGGCTGTGAAATTTACGAGTTTGTTCATTACTATAAAGAATACAATCACACATTTACGAGCAGTGCATTTGGATCAGCATTCTACACATTAGTCGGATTCCATGGTGCCCACGTCATTTTTGGGCTATCGTGGATCATCACGTTGATGGTTCGTAACGCAGGTCGAGGATTAAACCTTTACAACGCGCCTAAATTTTATTTGGCAAGCCTTTACTGGCACTTTATCGACGTTGTATGGGTATTCATCTTTACTGTAGTATACTTAATGGGAATGGTGGGATAATTGATGGTGAAGCACAATCAATCAAGCTCGAGCAACCCAAGAGTCGATTACGAATACCGGCGCAAAAAGAATGCTGAAGAAATGAGAATGCAAGTCGTTTCTTTTACTTTGATGATTTTCTTTACAGTGGTGGCTTTTGTTACTGTAGCGGCAGGATTCTCTAAATGGTTTGTCATCCCTTTTATTCTTTTGCTGGCATGTGTTCAAGTAGCTTTTCAATTATACTACTTTATGCACATGAAGCATAAAGGGCATGAAGCACCGTCGCTGTTCCTATGGTCAGGTATAGTAGTAGCCTTTGTCACTGTATTAGCGTTTATGACAGTCGTTTGGATTTAAAAGAAAGGTCAGTCCTTTAAGGGCTGACCTTTTGCTGTAGGAAGGCTTCCGTTCTTTTCGGATTGTCATGAACTTGTCATCGTAAATGATTGATCGCCCTAAGCGGGAAAGGTATAATAGGCGGTAGGGCATCTCAAAAATTGTCGAGGTGAAAAAAATGCCAATCGGTATATTTGGATTTCAAGCATTATGGAGTCCGTTATTTATTTTGCTCTTGACCTTTTTAACGGTTTTGTATTTTTTCATTACTGTAAAATGGCGGAAGGATTTTAAAGAGAGTGAACCGTTAACAAAGCGGCAAGCATTTCTATTTATCGCGGCGATGCTTGTATTGTATGCGGTTAAAGGCGCTCCAATTGACTTGATGGGACATATTATGTTCACTTATCATATGGTGCAGATGGCTGTTCTTTATTTAGTTGTGCCGCCGCTGCTGATTAAAGGGATTCCTTGGTGGGTTTGGAAAGCAGTGATTCAGCTTCCGGTGATTCGGCCGGTCTTTCAGCTTCTTACTAAGCCGCTGATTGCCCTCGTACTGTTTAATGGACTGTTTTCGATTTACCACATTCCTTTAGTGTTTGATTATATTAAAATGAGCGAAACGCTTCATGGCTTATACACATTTATGCTGTTTATTTTTGCAATTTTCATGTGGTGGCCACTAGTGAATGAGATGCCAAGAGGAAAGCAATTAAGCGGTCTCAAAAAGGTCGGCTATATTTTTGCTGACGGGATTTTGCTTACTCCTGCCTGCGCACTTATCATCTTCGCGACTTCTCCTGTGTATGCCACTTACAGTGACGCCAGCATGTGGCTGCAGGCTATGGAACTCTGTGTTCCGACGAATACTTTACAAAGCTTAAGTTTAAGCGGTCCTGAACTTTTTTCTGATATGCCGATCTTGGAGGATCAGCAGCTCGGCGGAGTGCTGATGAAAATCATTCAAGAAATTGTATATGGTGTGATATTGGCGCAGGTCTTTTTTGAATGGTACCGAAAAGAGCGCAAGGATGACGAGACGATTACTCAGGAAGCACTGGCTAAACATCAGGCCAACTTGATTAAATAAGCAAAGGGAAGAGGAAGCAATCCCCTTCCCAATACATACGATGAAGGAATATCGAGTGTAGGAAAGAGAGGAAACGATGTCACTACCAATTTTGCCAACAATCAGTACATCTTTTATTGTGTTAAGCGCGATTTTTGTAGCGATAGGCTGGGCGCAAATTAAACAAAGAAAGATCGAACAGCATAAGAAAACGATGCTGACCGCCGCCGTATTTGCTATATGCTTTTTCATTATTTATGTAAGCCGCACTGTATTTGTGGGGAACACTGCTTTTGGCGGGCCGGATGAAATCAAGATCTATTATACAGCCTTTTTAATTTTTCATATTACGCTGGCGACAACTGGGGCTGTGTTTGGGATTGTTACGATCTTATCAGGATTGAAAAACAATTTAATCAGACATAAAAAAATCGGCCCTATTACGAGTGTTATTTGGTTTTTTACGGCCATCACGGGAGTGGCTGTCTATATTCTCCTATACGTTTTATATAAAGGCGGAGAAACCACATCTGTCATTAAAGCGATATTAGGGTTTTAAACAGGGGGTTTCCCCTGTTTTTCCTTTAAAAAAAGCGCCACGATAGAAGGATCGGCGCTTTTCATGACTCTATTATACTGTGAATTCAGAGACCTCATTCTTCACATCAGCAAGAACTTTTTCGCAAGTTTCCACTAATGAGGCTGGATACATCTCATCGTCTCCATATTCCACACCGTGCGGATAATAATGTTTTCCTAAAAGAGGAGGAAGCAATTGAACGACGGCATTCGCAGCTCCGATATCCCCTTCCGTTGCATACGCTTGCATACGCAAGTAATATGTACCTTCTTTTAATTCAAATTTGCGGTCAAACGTGACGCGCTCATAATCCCATTGACCAGCAAGAACGAAACCGTGTGAAGTTAATATAAAGTTCAAACGATTAAAATCCAGCTGTAAGTTTTCTAAACCCGTGTTATCAAATTTCATGAAAAACCCCTCCTGAATTTCGTGGCATGTACCCGGTTACAAAGCACATCAGCAGTCTATTGCCTCATTTCCATAATAGTCGAAAATGGCAGTTCTTGCAATCTATTGGGAGAATTCCAGCGGATTAATTTAGAACAGTCTTCATTGCTGTTTAGAAAGAGGATGAAAGCGCTCAACGGCTTGTAGAAGCTTCAGCATGTGATACACTCAAACCAAAGTGTTATAATGACAGTAATCATCGGTTAGGATGGTAGGATGGAAGGAGGTTATCTTCTGCGATCAGTTATCAGAATTTTAGTGGTGATGTCGATTGTTTTAATTGTCGGTATATACTTGAACCAATCCATCAAGGAGAATGAAGTGCTTGAAAATTCCACGAGCGTCTCTCCGCAAAAGGCGAGTAAAGAGCTGGAGAAGGAATTGGAGAAAGGATCTCAATCTGTCTCTGTGCGTAAGGCGCCGGAGAAAGGGAGCGGTTCATTTGTTGGCAAACCATCTAAAGAAGTTATTCATGCATTTGGGCAGCCGGTAAGAAAGGATCCTTCGGCGTATGGATATGAATGGTGGGTGTATAAGAAAGCAAATCAGTATATGCAATTTGGAATTGAAAACAATCGGGTGGTATCCGCTTATGCGGCAGGACAAGCCGACGCAGCCCCTTTTAAGCTCGGCCAGCGCATGGAAGGGATTTTTCAGTCGAATCCCTTAGATACAGAAGTAGTCGTGAAGAATAAAACGGGCACCTACCGTTTTGAATTATCAGAGGAGGACTATAATATTCGTCCGCTTATTCCTTTGGGGGATATTTACGCGCAATTATATATAGATCAATTTACAGGCAAGCTTTCGAGCGTCCGTTTTTTAACGAAAGATTGTTTAATTAAGCTGCGTCCGTATGAGCTGGTTTATCGCGGTGAGCTGCCGGCAGTGGCTGAGCCCTCAGCTAAACGCTGGGCTCAAATTGAAAGAGGGAGCGAGCAGCAAATCTTGGATTTGACCAATATCATTCGTGCCAGATTTGATCTGGGCACAGTGAAATGGGAACCAGCTGCTGCTGCAGTTGCCAAGCGCCACAGTAAAGAAATGTTTGAAAAGAATTATTTCGCCCATGAATCGCCGACGGCCGGTGACCTGGGAGATCGCCTGCAGGCAG from Bacillus xiapuensis encodes:
- a CDS encoding YugN family protein; the encoded protein is MKFDNTGLENLQLDFNRLNFILTSHGFVLAGQWDYERVTFDRKFELKEGTYYLRMQAYATEGDIGAANAVVQLLPPLLGKHYYPHGVEYGDDEMYPASLVETCEKVLADVKNEVSEFTV
- the ctaD gene encoding cytochrome c oxidase subunit I, encoding MSTIAQKKGFAGTIWDYLTTVDHKKIAILYLIAGGIFFLMGGVEAMLIRIQLAVPNNDFVSAGLFNEILTMHGTTMIFLAAMPLLFAFMNAVMPLQIGARDVAFPFLNALGFWLFFFGGLFLNLSWFLGGAPDAGWTSYASLSLASEGHGIDFYLLGLQVSGFGTLIGGINFLVTIINMRAPGMTYMRMPLFTWTTFVASALILFAFPPLTIGIFMLMFDRLFGANFFDVAAGGNTIIWEHFFWIFGHPEVYILILPAFGIFSEIFATFSRKRLFGYSSMVFATVLIGFLGFMVWAHHMFTTGMGPVANAIFAVATMAIAVPTGIKIFNWLLTIWGGSIQFTTPMLYAVAFIPSFVAGGVTGVMQAAAPADYQYHDTYFIVAHFHYVIVGGVVLGILAATHFYWPKMFGTMLNETLGKITFVTFVLGFHLTFFVQHFLGLMGMPRRVWTFLPGQGLDTGNLVSSIGAACMAFGVIVLLLNIVITTVKNEKVGNDPWGDGRTLEWAIASPPPFYNFKQLPLVRGLDTYWIEKMEGKKGLTPAEPLGDIHMPNPSIAPFIISFGLFVASFGAMYQIDDKPWAIPVLIGGLAITFITMLIRSIKDDHGFHIHKEDLIEEKDKGVKA
- the ctaG gene encoding cytochrome c oxidase assembly factor CtaG encodes the protein MPIGIFGFQALWSPLFILLLTFLTVLYFFITVKWRKDFKESEPLTKRQAFLFIAAMLVLYAVKGAPIDLMGHIMFTYHMVQMAVLYLVVPPLLIKGIPWWVWKAVIQLPVIRPVFQLLTKPLIALVLFNGLFSIYHIPLVFDYIKMSETLHGLYTFMLFIFAIFMWWPLVNEMPRGKQLSGLKKVGYIFADGILLTPACALIIFATSPVYATYSDASMWLQAMELCVPTNTLQSLSLSGPELFSDMPILEDQQLGGVLMKIIQEIVYGVILAQVFFEWYRKERKDDETITQEALAKHQANLIK
- the ctaF gene encoding cytochrome c oxidase subunit IVB, which translates into the protein MVKHNQSSSSNPRVDYEYRRKKNAEEMRMQVVSFTLMIFFTVVAFVTVAAGFSKWFVIPFILLLACVQVAFQLYYFMHMKHKGHEAPSLFLWSGIVVAFVTVLAFMTVVWI
- a CDS encoding cytochrome (ubi)quinol oxidase subunit III — its product is MQANEKFTPQTWPEAPEKATLEGKNKFLGFWFFLGGETVLFASLFATYIALKDKVPSPDHALAKDLFQLPLVFVMTMLLLTSSLTSVYAMYHMKNYNFKRMQAWLLFTVILGLGFLGCEIYEFVHYYKEYNHTFTSSAFGSAFYTLVGFHGAHVIFGLSWIITLMVRNAGRGLNLYNAPKFYLASLYWHFIDVVWVFIFTVVYLMGMVG
- a CDS encoding DUF420 domain-containing protein codes for the protein MSLPILPTISTSFIVLSAIFVAIGWAQIKQRKIEQHKKTMLTAAVFAICFFIIYVSRTVFVGNTAFGGPDEIKIYYTAFLIFHITLATTGAVFGIVTILSGLKNNLIRHKKIGPITSVIWFFTAITGVAVYILLYVLYKGGETTSVIKAILGF
- a CDS encoding CAP domain-containing protein; translation: MSIVLIVGIYLNQSIKENEVLENSTSVSPQKASKELEKELEKGSQSVSVRKAPEKGSGSFVGKPSKEVIHAFGQPVRKDPSAYGYEWWVYKKANQYMQFGIENNRVVSAYAAGQADAAPFKLGQRMEGIFQSNPLDTEVVVKNKTGTYRFELSEEDYNIRPLIPLGDIYAQLYIDQFTGKLSSVRFLTKDCLIKLRPYELVYRGELPAVAEPSAKRWAQIERGSEQQILDLTNIIRARFDLGTVKWEPAAAAVAKRHSKEMFEKNYFAHESPTAGDLGDRLQAADISYELAGENIAANYIDGPAAVEGWLNSKGHRQALLEKDFTLLGVGVYRKYYTQNFLGR